The Sphingopyxis fribergensis genome contains a region encoding:
- a CDS encoding crotonase/enoyl-CoA hydratase family protein: MGEFLSVERRGKIAILTMIKPESMNAIGTHEDCQDIIDTLRILGDDRGVSAIILTGSGKAFSAGGNLKGMQDRTGIGVLDQPDSTRANYRKGVQAVIRALMDCEVPMIAAVNGHAIGLGADLACTCDIRIAAESAKFACSFIKVGIVPGDGGAWLLQKILGYPRAAELFLTGDRFDAAQAKEYGLVTDVVPDAELLDRAIAIAERIVCNPPRALRLTKRLLREAQHSRMSDILELSAAYQAIVHETADNREAINAFVEKRPPVFTGE, translated from the coding sequence ATGGGCGAATTTCTGAGTGTCGAGCGGCGGGGCAAGATCGCAATCCTGACGATGATCAAGCCCGAGAGCATGAACGCGATCGGCACCCATGAAGATTGCCAGGACATCATCGACACGTTGCGTATTCTTGGCGACGACCGCGGCGTCAGCGCGATCATCTTGACCGGCAGCGGCAAGGCGTTCAGCGCCGGCGGCAACCTCAAAGGCATGCAGGACCGCACCGGCATCGGCGTGCTCGACCAGCCCGATTCCACCCGCGCCAATTATCGCAAGGGCGTGCAGGCGGTGATCCGTGCGCTGATGGATTGCGAAGTACCGATGATCGCCGCGGTTAACGGCCACGCGATCGGCCTCGGCGCCGACCTCGCCTGCACCTGCGACATTCGCATTGCGGCGGAGAGCGCAAAATTCGCGTGCAGCTTTATCAAGGTCGGGATCGTTCCGGGCGACGGCGGGGCCTGGCTTCTCCAGAAGATACTCGGTTATCCGCGCGCCGCCGAGCTTTTCCTGACCGGCGACCGCTTTGACGCGGCGCAGGCAAAGGAATATGGTCTGGTCACGGACGTCGTGCCCGATGCGGAGCTGCTCGACCGCGCAATCGCCATTGCTGAGCGGATCGTCTGCAACCCGCCGCGCGCGCTGCGTCTGACGAAACGTCTGCTGCGCGAGGCGCAGCACAGCCGGATGAGCGATATTTTGGAACTGAGTGCGGCCTATCAGGCGATCGTCCATGAAACCGCGGATAACCGCGAGGCGATCAATGCGTTCGTCGAAAAACGTCCCCCGGTGTTTACAGGAGAATGA
- a CDS encoding phosphatase PAP2 family protein: MTAKFIRFSAIAAALIAAVVLLGLAVGAGWTQAADWQVSHSLAIRVDASDPAFIAFMQGISWIGSGTPRWIIVILLCGLVWHWCGPRCAVALGGASLLSNLASSLLKLGFARARPDLIDHLDHQTSYSYPSGHATSAATVYLLLAWLAPPRWRPYAWTLAATMIILNGFSRIMLGVHWASDIAGGTMLGTAFALLGAWWVARQRADA, translated from the coding sequence ATGACAGCCAAATTCATCCGATTTTCTGCCATAGCAGCAGCACTTATCGCCGCCGTCGTCCTGCTAGGCCTCGCGGTCGGCGCTGGCTGGACTCAGGCGGCCGACTGGCAAGTCTCGCACAGCCTTGCGATCCGCGTCGACGCAAGCGACCCCGCCTTTATCGCCTTCATGCAAGGCATAAGCTGGATCGGCAGCGGGACGCCGCGCTGGATCATCGTCATCCTGCTTTGCGGGCTCGTCTGGCACTGGTGCGGGCCGCGTTGCGCCGTCGCACTCGGCGGCGCGTCGCTGCTCTCGAACCTCGCGTCCAGCCTGCTGAAGCTCGGCTTCGCCCGCGCCCGCCCCGACCTGATCGACCACCTCGACCATCAGACGAGCTATTCCTACCCCAGCGGCCATGCAACGAGCGCCGCGACCGTCTACCTGCTCCTCGCCTGGCTCGCCCCGCCTCGCTGGCGGCCTTATGCTTGGACGCTGGCAGCGACGATGATCATCCTCAACGGCTTCTCGCGCATCATGCTCGGCGTCCATTGGGCGAGCGATATCGCCGGCGGCACGATGCTCGGCACGGCGTTCGCGCTGCTCGGTGCCTGGTGGGTTGCGAGGCAGCGGGCGGACGCCTGA
- a CDS encoding Xaa-Pro dipeptidase → MQSRVKLGSFLRGIALGSTALFVASIAPAKAQDAAGQTVITAARYVDVLTGKAVEFPAIFVGPDGRITNIADARTVRWGSNVKHIDLGDKTLLPGLIDMHVHLDGPADIGGYRGLEFTDSFWGMTAVKNANDMLGAGFTTVRNVGSSDRNDIGLKQAIDAGYATGPRIVPAGYALGATGGHCDSTFLPPSLEKKDGKEEGIGDTPEELRYQVRRQRKYGAEVIKVCATGGVFSRNTEPGQLQVSEKELAAIAEEAHQWGLRVAAHAHGATGIRAAIAAGIDTIEHVSLVDDEGIRMAVARKQPVWFSMDIYNTEYTQAEGAKNGVLEDNLRKDREIAQIQRDNFRKAVKAGVRMVFGSDAGVMPHGQVGGQFRVMVEYGMTPLQAIQAATKNAAEALGREKDVGAIAVGRYADIVAVDGNPLADVRQLESVDAVVKGGVLVRGN, encoded by the coding sequence ATGCAATCGCGAGTGAAGTTAGGGAGTTTTCTGCGGGGAATCGCTTTGGGCTCGACGGCGCTTTTTGTCGCCTCGATCGCCCCGGCCAAGGCACAGGACGCGGCGGGGCAGACGGTGATCACTGCCGCGCGCTACGTCGACGTGCTCACTGGGAAGGCGGTCGAGTTCCCCGCGATCTTCGTCGGCCCCGATGGCCGCATCACTAACATCGCCGACGCGCGCACCGTCCGCTGGGGATCGAACGTCAAACATATCGACCTTGGCGACAAGACGCTGCTTCCGGGCCTCATCGATATGCACGTCCATCTCGACGGTCCCGCCGACATCGGCGGTTATCGCGGCCTCGAATTCACCGACAGCTTCTGGGGCATGACCGCCGTCAAAAACGCCAACGACATGCTCGGCGCGGGCTTTACCACCGTGCGCAACGTCGGGTCGAGCGACCGTAACGACATCGGGCTGAAGCAGGCGATCGACGCGGGCTATGCGACCGGGCCGCGTATTGTTCCGGCGGGCTATGCGCTCGGTGCAACCGGCGGCCATTGTGACAGCACTTTCCTGCCGCCCAGTCTCGAAAAGAAGGACGGGAAGGAAGAGGGTATCGGCGATACGCCTGAAGAACTGCGCTACCAGGTCCGCCGCCAGCGCAAATATGGCGCCGAGGTAATCAAGGTCTGTGCCACCGGCGGGGTCTTTTCGCGCAACACCGAACCCGGTCAGTTGCAGGTGTCGGAAAAAGAACTCGCCGCGATCGCCGAAGAGGCGCATCAATGGGGGCTGCGCGTCGCCGCACACGCCCACGGCGCGACCGGCATCCGCGCCGCAATCGCCGCGGGCATCGACACGATCGAGCATGTCAGCCTCGTCGACGACGAAGGCATCCGCATGGCCGTCGCGCGCAAGCAGCCCGTGTGGTTCTCGATGGATATCTACAATACCGAATATACGCAGGCCGAAGGCGCGAAAAATGGCGTGCTAGAGGACAACCTCCGCAAGGACCGCGAGATCGCGCAGATCCAGCGCGACAATTTCCGTAAAGCCGTGAAGGCTGGCGTGCGGATGGTGTTCGGCTCCGACGCGGGCGTCATGCCCCACGGACAGGTCGGCGGCCAGTTCCGCGTCATGGTCGAATATGGGATGACCCCGCTACAGGCGATCCAGGCGGCGACAAAGAACGCCGCCGAGGCGCTCGGGCGCGAGAAGGATGTCGGGGCGATCGCGGTTGGCCGCTACGCCGATATCGTCGCAGTAGACGGTAATCCGCTCGCCGACGTGCGCCAGCTCGAAAGCGTCGATGCCGTGGTGAAGGGTGGGGTGCTCGTCCGGGGCAATTAA
- a CDS encoding tyrosine-protein phosphatase → MMMIAERVLPLAGIHNFRDYGGYAVEGGGRLRDGTLWRSAHHEAATDDDLDALDALGLETVIDLRGDDERELHPCRRSEAFSARVLYAGGITAGLAPHLQAAGGTIDVETARERMIDTYAGMPYRPALVATLRLYLSALAEYDAPSLVHCVAGKDRTGFAVAIVHRLLGVHEDDLMQDYLLTNTAGKIEERIAQGAAHIRSRYGAEIHDDAIRALMSVNPAYLDAALATVRRDHGDIPTYAEAVLNFTPAMREALTDRLVVT, encoded by the coding sequence ATGATGATGATTGCCGAGCGAGTCCTGCCACTGGCCGGCATCCACAATTTCCGCGATTATGGCGGCTATGCGGTCGAGGGTGGCGGGCGACTTCGCGACGGGACCTTGTGGCGCTCGGCGCACCATGAGGCGGCGACCGACGACGATCTCGACGCCCTCGACGCGCTCGGGCTCGAGACGGTGATCGACCTGCGCGGCGACGACGAGCGCGAATTGCATCCGTGCCGCCGCTCCGAGGCGTTTTCGGCGCGCGTACTCTACGCGGGCGGTATCACCGCCGGGCTCGCCCCGCACCTGCAGGCGGCGGGCGGTACGATCGATGTCGAGACGGCGCGTGAGCGGATGATCGACACCTATGCGGGCATGCCCTATCGCCCGGCGCTGGTCGCGACGCTGCGGCTCTATCTGTCCGCACTTGCCGAATATGATGCGCCGAGCCTTGTCCACTGTGTCGCGGGCAAGGACCGGACGGGTTTCGCGGTCGCCATCGTCCACCGGCTGCTCGGGGTTCATGAAGATGATCTGATGCAGGATTATCTCCTCACCAATACTGCGGGCAAGATCGAGGAACGCATCGCACAGGGCGCAGCACATATCCGTTCGCGCTATGGCGCCGAGATCCACGATGATGCGATCCGCGCCCTGATGTCGGTCAATCCCGCCTATCTCGACGCCGCGCTCGCCACGGTGCGGCGCGACCATGGAGATATTCCGACCTATGCCGAGGCGGTGCTGAACTTCACCCCCGCGATGCGCGAGGCGCTGACCGACCGGTTGGTGGTGACCTGA
- a CDS encoding acyl-CoA dehydrogenase family protein: MSDARALLCDTARAVFAEAETVGIAPIEEAGFGLLLVAEEQGGFGGDWGDVNAVLQIAGMAVPDLPVAELIAGETLQPAATVSLMAGAMDRALTLSIDHVNTRQQFGRPLGKFQAVQQSLAVMACEVRAVGAVAAALAARLDTAKLDAAAAGFEIAAAKLRANRAVGVVTSIAHQVHGAIGFTAEYELHRLTVPLMRWRGAHGNDDHWAQILGRQVAALGGRGLWDTMTARDA; encoded by the coding sequence GTGAGCGACGCGCGCGCCTTGCTCTGCGATACCGCGCGTGCGGTCTTCGCCGAAGCGGAGACGGTGGGTATCGCGCCTATCGAAGAAGCGGGCTTCGGATTGCTGCTGGTTGCGGAAGAGCAAGGCGGTTTCGGTGGCGACTGGGGCGATGTGAATGCCGTTCTGCAGATCGCGGGGATGGCGGTGCCCGACTTACCCGTCGCCGAACTGATCGCCGGCGAAACGCTCCAGCCTGCAGCGACTGTAAGCCTGATGGCCGGAGCGATGGATCGGGCTCTCACGCTCTCGATCGATCATGTGAACACGCGCCAGCAGTTCGGTCGCCCGCTCGGCAAGTTTCAGGCGGTGCAGCAATCGCTCGCGGTTATGGCATGCGAAGTTCGCGCCGTCGGCGCGGTGGCGGCGGCGCTGGCGGCGCGGCTCGATACGGCGAAGCTCGATGCGGCTGCGGCAGGGTTCGAAATTGCTGCGGCAAAATTGCGTGCCAACCGGGCCGTCGGTGTCGTCACGTCGATCGCGCATCAGGTTCATGGCGCAATCGGCTTTACCGCAGAATATGAGCTCCACCGCCTTACGGTGCCCCTGATGCGCTGGCGCGGCGCGCACGGCAACGATGACCATTGGGCGCAGATCCTCGGCCGTCAGGTTGCCGCTCTTGGAGGCCGCGGCCTGTGGGACACAATGACCGCGCGCGACGCCTGA
- a CDS encoding acyl-CoA dehydrogenase family protein produces MQGFALYPFDPPGDIASLRADLRAWLAVNQPQSDVVARANCWASFDPDFSCALGAAGYVGMTLPARYGGGDRHPLERYVVIEELLAAGAPVGAHWIADRQTAPLILRYGSEEQRERYLPGIARGELYACIGLSEPGAGSDLAAVRTMARETADGWRINGQKIWTTGAHFSHIMLALVRTEEGSERNVGLSQLLIDLDTPGITIRPIIDMAGHHDFNEVFFDDALVPHGALVGEHGQGWKQVTAELGLERSGPERYLSSHALLVALIDTAGPDPAPAIATLIGELTAEMWTLRQLSMSTAAKLAAGEDPMVEASVVKELGNAFEQDMPRRVQAIVTSGWDDEDDLARLLRALLIASPSFSLRGGTREVIRGIIARGLGLR; encoded by the coding sequence ATGCAAGGCTTTGCGCTCTACCCTTTCGATCCGCCCGGCGACATTGCCTCACTGCGCGCCGATTTGCGGGCATGGCTCGCGGTGAACCAGCCGCAGAGCGACGTCGTTGCGCGGGCGAATTGCTGGGCGAGCTTCGATCCCGATTTCAGCTGCGCGCTTGGGGCGGCGGGCTATGTCGGCATGACGTTGCCGGCGCGATACGGCGGCGGCGACCGACACCCACTCGAACGTTATGTCGTGATCGAGGAATTGCTCGCGGCCGGAGCGCCGGTCGGCGCGCACTGGATTGCCGACCGTCAAACCGCCCCCCTGATTCTGCGCTACGGCAGCGAGGAACAGCGCGAGCGTTACCTGCCAGGCATCGCGCGCGGCGAGCTTTACGCCTGCATCGGCCTGTCGGAGCCGGGTGCGGGATCGGACCTTGCCGCGGTGCGGACAATGGCGCGTGAAACCGCGGATGGCTGGCGCATCAACGGCCAGAAAATATGGACCACCGGCGCGCATTTCTCGCACATCATGCTCGCGCTCGTCCGAACCGAGGAGGGCAGCGAACGCAACGTCGGGCTCAGCCAGCTGCTGATCGACCTCGACACGCCCGGCATTACGATCCGCCCGATCATCGACATGGCGGGCCACCACGATTTCAACGAAGTCTTTTTCGATGACGCGCTCGTGCCGCATGGCGCATTGGTCGGCGAACACGGGCAGGGGTGGAAGCAGGTCACCGCCGAACTCGGGCTCGAACGTTCGGGCCCCGAACGTTATCTGTCGAGCCATGCGCTGCTGGTCGCGCTGATCGATACGGCAGGGCCAGATCCCGCGCCTGCAATCGCAACCCTGATCGGCGAACTCACCGCCGAAATGTGGACGCTGCGCCAATTGTCGATGTCGACCGCAGCGAAGCTCGCGGCAGGCGAAGACCCGATGGTCGAGGCGTCCGTAGTCAAGGAATTGGGCAACGCCTTCGAACAGGATATGCCGCGCCGCGTGCAGGCGATCGTGACAAGCGGTTGGGATGACGAAGATGATCTCGCACGACTCCTGCGCGCGTTACTTATCGCATCGCCGAGCTTCTCGCTGCGCGGCGGTACGCGCGAAGTGATCCGGGGCATCATAGCGCGCGGATTGGGCCTCAGGTGA
- a CDS encoding CaiB/BaiF CoA transferase family protein: MTGPLKGIRIIEFAGIGPGPFCGMMLADHGAEVIRIDRPGGFMDPRDPLSRNRTSIILDMKKPEAVQIARDLCKSADGIIEGYRPGVMERLGLGPDVLLADNPKLVYGRMTGWGQYGPYAQAAGHDINYIALSGVLHGIGRAGEKPVPPANYVGDFGGGGMMLAFGMSSALVHAARTGEGQVIDCAMTDGSALLAGMSWWFHAAGRLQDQAGVNMLDGGAHFYDSYACADGKFISIGSIEPQFYALLREKTGLTDDADFDAQMDPAQWGPLKEKLTALFATKTRDEWCALMEMTDVCFAPILSLSEAPQHPHNVERETFLTVGGAVQPAPAPRYSATVNDTPRPAPAVGADGDAVLTGLGYDAGKIATLREGGAVR; the protein is encoded by the coding sequence ATGACCGGGCCGCTAAAGGGTATCAGGATCATCGAGTTTGCAGGGATAGGTCCTGGTCCCTTCTGCGGCATGATGCTCGCCGACCATGGCGCCGAGGTGATCCGTATCGATCGCCCCGGCGGCTTCATGGATCCGCGCGATCCGCTGAGCCGCAACCGCACGTCGATCATACTCGATATGAAGAAGCCGGAGGCGGTGCAGATCGCGCGCGATCTTTGCAAAAGCGCCGACGGGATCATCGAGGGTTATCGGCCGGGGGTCATGGAACGGCTCGGGCTGGGGCCGGACGTGCTGCTCGCCGACAATCCAAAGCTTGTCTATGGCCGCATGACGGGCTGGGGGCAGTATGGTCCCTATGCGCAGGCGGCGGGCCACGACATCAACTATATCGCGCTGTCGGGTGTCCTCCACGGCATCGGCCGTGCGGGCGAAAAGCCCGTGCCGCCCGCGAACTATGTCGGCGATTTTGGCGGTGGCGGGATGATGCTCGCGTTCGGCATGTCGAGCGCGCTCGTCCACGCCGCGCGCACCGGTGAGGGCCAGGTGATCGACTGTGCGATGACCGATGGCTCGGCGCTGCTCGCAGGGATGAGCTGGTGGTTCCATGCGGCGGGACGGTTGCAGGACCAGGCGGGGGTCAACATGCTCGACGGCGGCGCGCATTTCTATGACAGCTATGCGTGCGCCGACGGCAAGTTCATCTCGATCGGGTCGATCGAGCCGCAATTCTATGCGCTGCTCCGCGAGAAGACCGGGCTGACCGACGACGCCGATTTCGACGCGCAGATGGACCCGGCGCAATGGGGGCCGCTGAAGGAAAAGCTCACAGCCTTGTTCGCGACCAAGACCCGCGACGAATGGTGCGCGCTCATGGAAATGACCGACGTCTGTTTCGCGCCGATCCTGTCCCTGAGCGAAGCGCCGCAGCATCCGCACAATGTCGAACGTGAGACGTTCCTGACGGTGGGCGGCGCGGTCCAGCCCGCCCCCGCCCCGCGTTATTCGGCAACGGTCAACGACACCCCGCGTCCGGCGCCCGCTGTCGGTGCCGACGGCGACGCTGTGCTGACGGGACTGGGCTATGATGCAGGCAAGATTGCGACGCTGCGCGAAGGTGGCGCGGTGCGCTGA
- the lpdA gene encoding dihydrolipoyl dehydrogenase yields the protein MADTNYDLIVLGSGPGGYVAAIRAAQLGLKTAIVERENLGGICLNWGCIPTKALLRSAEIYHYMQHAGDYGLIAQQISADIDAVVKRSRGVAKQLSQGVAFLMKKHKITVHMGEGKLTAPGKLEVKGEKGTETLSAKNIIVATGARARDLPFAPADGKRIWTYRHALVPPEMPKKLLVIGSGAIGIEFASFYSDMGADVTVVEMLDRVVPVEDADVSAFLEKSLKKQGMTIFTGAGVEELKATATGVTAKIKTKDGKTESAEFSHAIVAIGIVPNTENIGLEALGVKTTKGHIDTDAMCRTNVPGIWAIGDVTAPPWLAHKAMHESVISVEAIAGGHPHAMDPRNIPGCTYCRPQIASVGLTEAKAKELGYEVKVGTFPFIGNGKAIALGESEGFTKTVFDAKTGELLGAHMIGAEVTELIQGYTIGKTAELVEDDFIGTVFPHPTLSETMHEGVLAAFGRPLHI from the coding sequence TTGGCCGACACGAATTACGACCTCATCGTCCTCGGCTCGGGTCCCGGCGGCTATGTCGCGGCGATCCGCGCGGCGCAATTGGGCCTGAAAACCGCGATCGTCGAACGCGAGAATCTCGGCGGCATTTGCCTCAACTGGGGCTGCATCCCGACCAAAGCACTGCTGCGCTCGGCCGAAATCTATCATTATATGCAACATGCGGGTGACTACGGCCTGATCGCGCAACAGATCAGCGCCGACATCGACGCGGTCGTGAAGCGCAGCCGTGGCGTTGCAAAGCAGCTCAGCCAGGGCGTCGCCTTCCTGATGAAGAAGCACAAGATTACCGTCCATATGGGCGAGGGCAAGCTGACCGCGCCCGGCAAATTGGAAGTGAAGGGCGAGAAGGGGACCGAAACCCTTTCCGCCAAGAATATCATCGTCGCGACCGGCGCACGCGCCCGCGACCTGCCGTTCGCGCCCGCCGACGGTAAGCGCATCTGGACCTATCGCCATGCGCTCGTCCCGCCCGAAATGCCCAAGAAGCTGCTCGTTATCGGATCGGGTGCGATCGGGATCGAATTTGCGAGCTTCTACAGCGACATGGGCGCTGACGTGACCGTGGTTGAAATGCTCGATCGCGTGGTGCCGGTCGAGGATGCCGATGTGTCGGCCTTCCTCGAAAAATCGCTCAAGAAGCAGGGCATGACGATCTTCACCGGCGCCGGCGTCGAGGAATTGAAGGCGACCGCGACCGGCGTCACCGCGAAGATCAAGACCAAGGACGGCAAGACCGAATCTGCCGAATTCAGCCACGCGATCGTTGCGATCGGCATCGTCCCGAACACCGAGAATATCGGGCTCGAAGCGCTCGGCGTGAAGACGACCAAGGGCCATATCGACACCGACGCGATGTGCCGCACCAACGTCCCCGGCATCTGGGCGATCGGCGACGTCACCGCGCCGCCGTGGCTCGCGCACAAGGCGATGCACGAATCGGTGATTTCGGTCGAGGCGATCGCGGGGGGCCACCCGCACGCGATGGACCCGCGGAACATCCCCGGCTGCACCTATTGCCGCCCGCAGATCGCCAGCGTCGGCCTGACCGAAGCCAAAGCCAAGGAACTCGGCTACGAGGTCAAGGTCGGCACCTTTCCCTTCATCGGCAACGGCAAGGCGATTGCGCTCGGTGAATCCGAGGGTTTCACCAAGACCGTGTTCGACGCGAAGACCGGCGAACTGCTCGGCGCGCACATGATCGGCGCCGAAGTCACCGAACTGATCCAGGGCTATACGATCGGCAAGACCGCCGAGCTGGTCGAGGATGATTTCATCGGCACCGTCTTCCCGCATCCCACGCTCAGTGAGACGATGCACGAGGGCGTGCTCGCGGCGTTTGGGCGACCGCTGCATATTTGA
- a CDS encoding acetyl-CoA C-acetyltransferase translates to MAEAYIIDAVRTPRGVGKPGKGALSHLHPQHLAATVLAAIRDRNDLDTATVDDIVWSTSSQNGKQGGDLGRMAALSAGYDTKASGTTLDRFCGGGISSVNFAAASVMSGMEDCVIAGGTEMMSYTTAYAAEQANAGLPQRLMGSGHEALDELHPQSHQGVCGDAIATIEGISREALDALALVSQQRADRAIKEGRFNKSVVPVLNPDGSVALDHEEFPRPETTAEGLAALKPAFTGLADFDLGGGFTFRKQVNRRYPDVEIQHFHHAGNSSGVVDGAAALLLTSKDYADKHGLKPRARVVAYANIGDDPTLMLNAPVPAAKKVLEKAGLTKDDIDVWEINEAFAVVAEKFIRDLDLDREKVNINGGAMALGHPIGATGSILIGTALDELERSGGRYGLVTMCAAGGMAPAIIIERI, encoded by the coding sequence ATGGCCGAGGCCTATATCATCGACGCCGTCCGTACCCCGCGCGGGGTCGGCAAGCCCGGAAAGGGCGCATTGTCGCACCTCCATCCGCAGCATCTTGCCGCGACCGTGCTCGCCGCGATCCGCGACCGCAACGATCTGGACACCGCGACGGTCGACGACATCGTCTGGTCGACATCGAGCCAGAACGGCAAGCAGGGCGGCGACCTTGGCCGGATGGCGGCGCTTTCGGCCGGGTACGATACGAAGGCGAGCGGCACGACGCTCGACCGCTTCTGCGGCGGCGGCATCAGCTCGGTGAACTTCGCGGCGGCCAGCGTGATGAGCGGCATGGAAGATTGCGTCATCGCCGGCGGCACCGAGATGATGAGCTATACGACCGCTTATGCGGCCGAACAGGCGAATGCGGGCCTGCCGCAGCGGCTGATGGGATCGGGCCATGAGGCGCTCGACGAACTGCATCCGCAATCGCACCAAGGTGTATGCGGCGATGCGATCGCGACGATCGAAGGCATCAGCCGCGAAGCGCTCGACGCGCTGGCGCTCGTCAGCCAGCAGCGCGCCGATCGCGCGATCAAGGAAGGCCGTTTCAACAAGTCGGTGGTCCCCGTTCTCAACCCCGATGGCAGCGTCGCGCTCGACCATGAAGAATTCCCGCGGCCGGAAACGACCGCCGAGGGGCTCGCGGCGCTCAAGCCCGCCTTCACCGGGCTCGCCGATTTCGACCTTGGGGGCGGCTTCACCTTTCGCAAGCAGGTCAATCGCCGCTACCCGGATGTCGAGATCCAGCATTTCCACCATGCCGGCAACTCGTCGGGCGTCGTTGATGGTGCCGCGGCGTTGCTGCTGACGTCGAAAGACTATGCGGACAAGCATGGCCTGAAGCCGCGCGCGCGCGTCGTCGCCTACGCCAATATCGGTGACGATCCGACTCTTATGCTCAATGCCCCGGTTCCCGCAGCGAAGAAGGTGCTCGAAAAGGCGGGGCTGACCAAGGACGACATCGACGTCTGGGAAATCAACGAGGCCTTCGCGGTCGTCGCCGAAAAGTTCATCCGCGATCTCGATCTCGACCGCGAGAAGGTGAACATCAACGGCGGTGCGATGGCACTCGGCCATCCGATCGGCGCGACCGGGTCGATCCTGATCGGGACCGCGCTCGATGAGCTTGAACGTTCGGGTGGCCGCTATGGTCTCGTCACGATGTGCGCCGCGGGCGGCATGGCGCCCGCGATCATCATCGAACGTATCTGA
- a CDS encoding SDR family NAD(P)-dependent oxidoreductase — protein sequence MKIDSTVAAVVTGGASGLGRATAEALAASGVKVAIFDINDALGEELAASIGGLFVHVDITDEQSVLDGYAKARAAHGQERVCVHCAMTSRRGKTLAYDKESGGYRRTPTADYAFGVEGILTASYRVASISAEGMASLPAMEDGERGAIVLTASVAAQDGQIGQVIYGSAKAGVNGLVLPMARDLMDLGIRVNSIMPGVFGTPLLNNMNPKVKESLEASVPFPKRLGKAEEYASLAMEMVRNTYFNGQAVRLDGAIRMAPR from the coding sequence ATGAAAATCGATTCTACGGTTGCAGCAGTTGTGACGGGCGGTGCATCGGGGCTTGGCCGTGCGACGGCAGAGGCGCTCGCCGCGTCGGGGGTGAAGGTCGCAATCTTCGATATCAACGACGCGCTTGGTGAAGAACTCGCGGCGTCGATCGGGGGACTGTTCGTTCATGTCGATATTACCGACGAGCAATCGGTGCTCGATGGCTATGCGAAGGCGCGCGCCGCGCATGGGCAGGAGCGCGTGTGCGTCCACTGCGCGATGACCTCGCGGCGCGGCAAGACGCTCGCTTACGACAAGGAGAGCGGCGGGTATCGCCGAACGCCCACCGCCGACTATGCCTTTGGCGTCGAGGGCATATTGACCGCGAGCTATCGTGTCGCATCGATCTCGGCCGAAGGCATGGCCAGTTTACCCGCAATGGAAGACGGCGAACGCGGCGCGATCGTGCTCACCGCCTCGGTCGCGGCGCAGGATGGTCAGATCGGCCAGGTCATCTATGGCTCGGCAAAGGCCGGCGTGAACGGCCTTGTCCTGCCGATGGCGCGCGACCTGATGGACCTTGGCATCCGTGTCAATTCGATCATGCCCGGCGTGTTCGGCACGCCGCTGCTCAACAATATGAACCCGAAGGTGAAGGAGAGCCTTGAAGCCTCAGTCCCCTTCCCCAAGCGGCTTGGCAAGGCCGAGGAATATGCGAGCCTTGCGATGGAGATGGTCCGCAACACCTATTTCAACGGCCAAGCTGTGCGCCTCGACGGCGCAATTCGAATGGCCCCCCGCTGA